The window TCTGTCCTCTCCACCCCTGCCTGTGGCCTGGGAGGGCTGTTAGAATGGTTTTCTCAGTCTGTGCTAATGATGCCAAAGGGAAGTAAAATGCAGGTTATGTACCCCGGCAATCTGACTCCAACCCAGATTTGTTCCTTTTGCCTGAGGTCTTGCCCACCCAGCTTTTAGTTGCTTTCTGCTTCTAGGGATCCTTGTACTCAGGGATCTGCTTTCCTGAGGACAGATCAGCCAGTCAGAGCTCCTGTCCTTCTCAAAGGACAGCGCCAACGGCACAGAACAGCTATATGCCTTGCACAGCCAGGCTGCACCTTCTCCCTACAAGTCAGTCTCTCTCACCCGATTAAGATTCTACCACTGgctgggtgctcgtggctcacacctataatcctaacctctcaggaggctgatatctgagggttgcagttcaaagccagcctgggtaagaaagtccctgagactcttaactccaattaacaaccagaagaccagaaatggtgctatagtGCTCAGACTGTgttcattccctgagttcaagccccacaataacaacaacaaaagtttccAAGAATACAGAGATACAACCTCTTTTTATCGTTCCCAAAATTCAACCCTGTAACCTCTATGAAGCATAGGGCCCACACAGGGAGTGAGGGAGAACAGCTAGCAAGGCCTCACACACTAGAGGGCACCCTTCCCCAACAGTGCCACCATCTGAGAGAGGCCATCATGGCCTCCCATTTAATAAGCACACGACAAGCACCTTTTTGGATATTGGTCCTGTTCTAATCTGTGGCGTAGAGTCCAGCTCTGAGTGGAGGAGGGAACAAGAATATGTAATGCTTGAGGTGGCATTCAAGAGActtatacatgctaggtaagcacttttaccactaaggTATACGCTCCTCCTGCACTAGCTTAGGCAACTCACTTACACTGGGGCAAATGGTGAGCCAGGCCCGGCTCCCTGTCCCACCATGCTCCTTATCTGTAGGCGACAACCAGGGCATTCCGATCATGTCCAGCATCAAACTGAGAGAAGAGCAGCGAATGACGACAACTTCACCCTGGATGTTTCCTGCCCACCAGGTGTGGCCTGAGGATCACGTGTTCATTTCCACGCCAAGCTTCAACTACACAGGCCGTGACTTCCAGCGCTTCTTTGCTGACCTGCACTTTGAAGAAGGCTGGTACATGTGGCTTCAGTCACGTGACTTGCTGGCAGGGCTCCCAGCACCTGGTGTAGAAGTATACTGTCTGTACGGTGTGGGCCTGCCCACACCCCGCACCTACATTTATGACCATGGTTTTCCTTACACAGACCCTGTGGCTTTGCTCTATGAGGATGGTGATGACACAGTAGCTACACGCAGCATGGAGCTCTGTGGCCAGTGGCAGGGCCGCCAACCACAGCCTGTACACCTGTTGCCCCTGAATGGGACGCAGCACCTCAACATGGTCTTCAGCAACAAGACACTAGAGCACATCAATGCCATCCTGCTGGGTGCCTACCGCAGTGACACTCATGCTCCCTGAATAAAGACCTTAACTGCATGAACCTTGTGTGCTGTAGATTAAGAGAGGCACTACTAGGGGCCCTGTACAAAGATTCATGTATCACCAGCCACAGGCCCAGTGTTCGGTGGAGCATACAGCAAGATGGGCCCTGCTAAAGCCTGAAGCTGAACTGGATACCCTGAGATTCATGACTTCCTATTTTTCTAGGTGAGCTGTTCAAGGAGCTTGCCCTGTGTTTGGCTCTGTGCTGGGCACTAGGACTAGAGCCAGCTGTATTCAAACAGCTATAGGGGCAGAGAAAAAGGATGATCTGAGTTTATTTTCCCTGGTCCAGGAAGGGAAGGTGAGATGGCCTGTTGAGTGCTGGTGAGTAATCTGTAAAGAGTTTAGAGCAGGGCgccagtgtctcacgcctgtaatcctagctactcaggaggctgagatctgaggctcatgtttcaaagccagcctgggcaggaaagtctgtgagactcttatctctaattcaccagaaaaccacaagtggtgctgtggctcaagtggtagagcactagtcttgagctgaagagctcagggacagcacccaggctgagttcaagccccacaactgacaaaaaaaacaacaaaaaaaaaaaacgtttagAATCTGAGAAATGGGAGTGCAGTTTGTTGgtagagtacaaggccctggattcaaactcTAGCtctaaaagaaaagggggggggggctggaaatgtggcttcaatgcctagcatgcatgaggccctgggttcaattcctcagtaccagataatttttaaaaaaatattttgttgggcatttgtggctcacatctatatcctagctactcagaaggttgagatctaaagatcacaattcaaagccagcccaagcaggaaaatccatgagacttctctCGATTCaacactaaaaaaaacaaacaaaaaaacagaagtagagctgtggctcaagttgtagcacACAGCCTTGGCAAGGGATAGTTCCCCACTCCAAGCTACCTAAGTCCCGAGGTGAAAGTGAAAGAGAAGACTCAAATCCCCCACTGAAACGAGACTCAAAGCAGCCACTAAAACAGGGTGGAGGTGAAAGTGAAAGCTGGAAGCGTTAAGTTTAGCTTGGGAAGCCCCAGAAGACAAGGCTTTCTGCTCCCCCTGGCCCTACTCTTCGGAAGGGCCCATAGATCCTGGGTCAAAACCTGCACCCCTGAGATGCTTAAGCCTCTACAGGAGCCCCGAGGGGGCTTCTCCTTCGAGAACTGCCAGAGGTGAGGGGGTGTGTTTTCGTCATCAGCTactggtgctttgctctggccttTTACTCAGAGTCCGGAGGCCGTGCGGGTGTGGAGAGAAAGGGGTGACTTGGGAGACGGGTTTCAGGCTCACCCCGGGAGATGAGGGAAGCCTCAGAGAGTGGGAGAAACGAACTGGAGCTGAACTAAAATCTGGTCAACTTCCTCCGTTTCCAGAAACTCATCCTTGGACCGCGTCCTCCAGGGGCTCCGAGTCCCTCAGGCGCGCAAGACCGGCACCACGATCGCAGGACTGGTGTTTCGAGTAAGGGAAATGGGGACCTCGGGGGGAGCTAGAAGGGAAGCTGCGGGGAGGGGAAGCTCGGAGCGGGGCTGAGGCAGCGGCCCCTCCTCTGCAGGATGGGGTCATCCTGGGCGCGGATACGCGGGCCACTAGCGACAAGGTTGTGGCGGACAAGAGTTGCGAGAAGATCCACTTCATCGCTCCCAAAATCTAGTGAGAACCCCCGGGCCCAACTCCCGCGTGCAAAAAAGAACCGCCCGGTCCCTCCCACCCCCGCCAGCCAGTCCCCGAGCACCCCCGGCGTGCACACAGCCACCCTCCCTTTGCCCGCAGCTGCTGTGGGGCTGGAGTAGCCGCGGATGCCGAGATGACCGCACGGATGGCGGCGTCCAACATGGAGCTACACGCGCTGTCCACTGGCCGTGAGCCTCGGGTCGCTACGGTGACCCGCATGCTACGCCAGACTCTCTTCCGGTGGGGCGACGAGATGACTCAGGGAGGGGACAGGGCCGGAGGGACTGGACGAgcgggaggaggggctggagaaagGGCGGGACTGCAGTGGGGCCCAGAACCGGAAGAGGCGGGCCCAAGAGAACTAGGCAACAGGAAGGGGTTGAGTCACTAGGACAGCAAACTAGGGGCGGGACGTGGAGGCAATCAGGCCAATCCGCCGACAGGTACCGAGGCCACGTGGGCACGTCGCTCGTCGTGGGCGGGGTGGACCTGACTGGACCGCAGCTGTACAGTGTGCATCCCCATGGTTCCTATAGTCGTATACCCTTCACCGCCCTGGGTGAGCTCTTCCTTCCCCACCAGCTCTGCCCATACAAGCCTTGCTGACGTCTGTCCGCGAGCTGACCGCTTAGGTCTCTCCTGCCTGCAGGCTCTGGACAAGATGCGGCCCTGGCAGTGCTGGAGGACCGGTTCCAGCCAAACATGACGGTGAACGATCTCTGCGCCCTACTATTTGGTCTTTAGGGGGAAGCGTACCGGGAGCCGGGAGTAGTGTAAAGGAACCCTAAGCCAAGTGTATAAGTAGaggaagaccttttttttttttttttttttttttttttttttgccagacactgtccctggcttccacttgagccacagcgccacttctggccattttctgtatatgtggtgctggggaatcgaacccagggcctcatgtatatgaggcaggcactcttgccactaggccatatccccagcccagtagagGAAGACTTGGAGGAGGTGACTGAGACTCAGTGATGATAGAGAAGTGGGAACTCCTTACATACCAAAGCTTGATGGCTGAGAAAAACCTAGGGAAGAGGAAAATGCCAACTGGGTCCTAAGAGGTCTGAAGTCTGAACTTTGGAGAGGGGTGGAAGTGAGTGACTTGTTTCAAGAGGTGGCCAAGGTCCAGAAACACAGTGAACCAGAGAATTAGAGAGCAAGACTCGATTAGGTGAGTGGGCAGACTGCTGGAAGAGGGGCTCCAATGTAGGTGACTCAGAAGTTTGCAAAGAGGGACAGCGGATAGAAGAAACCCAAAGCtttgggagagggaggaagagaccaAAGTAAGGGAATTTGGAAGAGGAAGGATGAGATTGGGTGTGCATAAAGGGGAAgtaagctaggatttcagactaATTCTCAAGAAGGAAGCCTGAGGTAACACCAGAGGGCTCATTAGGCCTCACTTACACATTACCACAGATGGAGGCTGCACAGGGACTGCTGGTGGAAGCCATTACTGCAGGGATCCTGGGTGATCTGGGCTCTGGGGGTAGCGTGGATGCATGTGTGATCACCGCAACCAGTGCCAAGCTGCTGCGAACACTGAGCACACCCACAAAGCCCATGGAAAGGTAGGAACAGGAAAGAGGGAACCAAAAATGATGGAACAATAGCAGGGGCTGCCAATAGAGTAGTAGCAAGAACAAAGTACTGAagctttccctcctctctcctaggCAAGCTGGATACCACTTTCCTCCTGGAACCACTGCTGTCCTGACCCAGGAAGTGAGGCTATTAGACCTAGAGCTCCTGGAGGAAACAGTGAGGGCCATGGAGGTGGTGTGAGTGGCCTGAAATTTACAAAcccagaaaatataaacaaatgaacaaatggctATGTCATTTTTTGATAAGAGCATGCAGGCAGGCAGCAAAGCACTACAGCTAAGATATTTCTGCAGGGGTCTTTGGCTCCCACACCTCCAGTATAGCCTAAGAAGTGCCCTTTACCACCACCTCAGGCATCTATATCCCTCCAGAACCCCAGCCTTAGCCAGTATTGCAGGCTGGAGGTGGAAAGCTCCACTGTTTTCCCTCTGAACTTTTCTTTTAACCTGACCATGCTGTACAAGTTCTCCATACCATTTCCCTGCTTTGCTCTTGTCCTCCACTGAGGACTATTGTAAAACTCCCAAGGCTCCATGGACATACCCTACCCAGAGCCTTTCTCTGGCCCATCAGTGACCTAGGCCTGCCTTGGGCCTTCAGGATACAGTGCTGACAGAGGGACTGTTTCCTAAACCAATAGCAAATTTTCACCAATTTTCACTCCTGCAATGCCTTTACCTGGGACACACCTCAGATGACCAGACAAACCTGAGTCCTTTTCCTAAAGCTGATCTTCATCTGCACATGCTGGGCTATGAGGAGAGAGATTGACTTCAATGTGAATAGAGAGATCAACATCAAGTTTTCTAGATGATAGGAATCATGGAGTCACTGGGGAAAGATGATACATTTATCCAAGGAGGCTTAGCTGAGCACCCTCTGAGTCTAGATGTTGGGTTCTGTCCTCAAGATAGCTGGGTTTTAGAATTGTTAAAGAGTTTgcccagggctggaaatatgagtgcttgccttgcatacatgaagccctgggttcaattcctcagcaccacataaagagaaaaaaaccagaaatggcgctgtggcttaagtggtagagtgctagctagccttgagcaaaaaaagaagccagggacagtgctcaagccctgagttcaagccccaggactggcaaaaaaaaaaaaaaagagtttgcccACCGCTAGAGAAGGTCTCCAAGCTGAATATTCTTGGGTCTGATTGTGCTCCCTGCAATACCTATTGGGAAAACATCAAATTCTAAAAGTTGAAGAAACTGTAAGCTCATATGTTCACCAGACTTTACAGttcctattttttttatatttgcttgTTCATATCTGTCTATCCAcacttttttttgtcggt is drawn from Perognathus longimembris pacificus isolate PPM17 chromosome 10, ASM2315922v1, whole genome shotgun sequence and contains these coding sequences:
- the Psmb10 gene encoding proteasome subunit beta type-10 isoform X2, translating into MLKPLQEPRGGFSFENCQRNSSLDRVLQGLRVPQARKTGTTIAGLVFRDGVILGADTRATSDKVVADKSCEKIHFIAPKIYCCGAGVAADAEMTARMAASNMELHALSTGREPRVATVTRMLRQTLFRYRGHVGTSLVVGGVDLTGPQLYSVHPHGSYSRIPFTALGSGQDAALAVLEDRFQPNMTASWIPLSSWNHCCPDPGSEAIRPRAPGGNSEGHGGGVSGLKFTNPENINK
- the Psmb10 gene encoding proteasome subunit beta type-10 isoform X1; amino-acid sequence: MLKPLQEPRGGFSFENCQRNSSLDRVLQGLRVPQARKTGTTIAGLVFRDGVILGADTRATSDKVVADKSCEKIHFIAPKIYCCGAGVAADAEMTARMAASNMELHALSTGREPRVATVTRMLRQTLFRYRGHVGTSLVVGGVDLTGPQLYSVHPHGSYSRIPFTALGSGQDAALAVLEDRFQPNMTMEAAQGLLVEAITAGILGDLGSGGSVDACVITATSAKLLRTLSTPTKPMERQAGYHFPPGTTAVLTQEVRLLDLELLEETVRAMEVV